One stretch of bacterium DNA includes these proteins:
- a CDS encoding helix-hairpin-helix domain-containing protein, producing the protein MAFILGFGGTSAVAADAKSPLDLNAATAEQLEALPGIGEVKAAAILAVRAERGGFRSVDELESVRGIGPALLGKLRGQVKVGPPRGGQARKVATK; encoded by the coding sequence GTGGCGTTCATTCTCGGCTTCGGCGGAACCTCCGCCGTGGCCGCGGATGCGAAGAGCCCCCTCGACCTCAACGCAGCGACCGCCGAGCAGCTCGAGGCGCTGCCGGGGATCGGCGAGGTGAAGGCAGCGGCGATCCTCGCGGTGCGCGCGGAGCGCGGCGGCTTCCGCTCCGTCGACGAGCTCGAGAGCGTGCGCGGGATCGGGCCGGCGCTGCTCGGCAAGCTGCGCGGTCAGGTGAAGGTCGGGCCGCCCCGGGGCGGTCAGGCCCGGAAGGTCGCCACGAAGTGA
- a CDS encoding PEP-CTERM sorting domain-containing protein: MRLPLSRLSLLVLLLSASAAHAQVTVTVTPRDASGEVLNPGAFLTPGDRIQLDLRARKDETTVLALQVSAVDYAANGLAFASGEATPWLFAPFCDASVPQCSGGMDPGFGTVDQKPAELNTFPGGPSVPALAYIDLPTPIPATGEQDLGLDGTTSSPHARLFFDVVGGPMFWIPGSTIRVGAFDYGDIVGLPAAGEGTLEVIWIVPEPSTALLLGFGLAVIARRGRISAGRS, from the coding sequence ATGCGTCTTCCACTGTCGAGACTTTCTCTGCTCGTCCTGCTCCTGTCCGCGTCCGCGGCACACGCGCAGGTCACCGTGACCGTCACCCCGCGTGACGCGTCGGGAGAGGTCCTGAATCCCGGCGCGTTTCTCACACCCGGCGACCGGATCCAACTCGACCTGCGCGCGCGAAAGGACGAGACGACCGTCCTCGCGTTGCAGGTTTCGGCCGTCGACTACGCCGCGAACGGACTCGCCTTCGCGTCGGGCGAGGCGACGCCCTGGCTCTTCGCGCCGTTCTGCGATGCCTCGGTTCCCCAGTGTTCGGGCGGCATGGATCCCGGATTCGGAACGGTGGACCAAAAGCCGGCCGAGCTGAACACGTTCCCCGGCGGCCCCAGCGTACCCGCCCTCGCCTACATCGACCTGCCGACGCCGATCCCCGCAACCGGTGAACAGGACCTGGGGCTCGACGGGACCACGAGCAGTCCGCACGCACGGCTCTTCTTCGACGTGGTCGGCGGGCCGATGTTCTGGATCCCCGGATCGACGATTCGGGTCGGCGCCTTCGACTACGGGGACATCGTCGGTCTCCCGGCGGCAGGCGAAGGAACGCTGGAGGTGATCTGGATCGTTCCCGAGCCTTCGACGGCGCTGCTCCTGGGATTCGGTCTCGCCGTCATCGCCCGCCGAGGGCGCATTTCGGCTGGTCGTAGCTAG
- a CDS encoding helical backbone metal receptor has product MVPLPRSSQRPNEVRPHLLAPAAVLVLVLSALCAPAPAAAREDGRPPLPRLISLNPSLTSIIVRLGAASALVGVDDYSAQVVPEVADLPRVGGLFDPSLEAVVALGPDRVLLVAGVDQEGHASRLTRAGVAVDVYQNERLGQVLENIERLGRLLGRETEAAARIAAIRAMQAAVEIATAARPRPTAIAVVDRSPLYLVGRDTFLDEMLAAVGAENLTQSLAPGYPRGSIEWLIAARPELVLDMTPGASEARAFWSRWPSLPAVANGRVVTVEASRVSMPGPDLDAAIRALAILVHGEEIASPIDAALTEASTGAPDALAEPAP; this is encoded by the coding sequence TTGGTCCCGCTCCCCCGAAGCTCTCAGCGACCGAACGAAGTCCGTCCGCACCTCCTGGCGCCGGCGGCGGTCCTGGTCCTGGTCCTATCCGCGCTCTGCGCGCCGGCGCCGGCCGCTGCGCGCGAGGACGGGCGGCCTCCCCTTCCCCGCCTGATCTCCCTCAACCCGTCGTTGACTTCGATCATCGTGCGCCTCGGCGCGGCGTCGGCGCTCGTCGGGGTCGACGACTACTCGGCGCAGGTCGTGCCCGAGGTGGCCGATCTTCCCCGCGTCGGGGGCCTCTTCGATCCGAGTCTCGAGGCCGTGGTCGCGCTCGGTCCCGACCGGGTGCTGCTCGTGGCCGGGGTCGATCAGGAGGGACACGCTTCGCGACTCACCCGCGCCGGCGTCGCGGTCGACGTCTACCAGAACGAGCGTCTCGGTCAGGTCCTCGAGAACATCGAACGTCTCGGACGACTGCTCGGCCGCGAGACCGAGGCCGCGGCGCGAATCGCCGCGATCCGAGCCATGCAGGCCGCGGTCGAGATCGCCACGGCGGCTCGCCCCCGGCCGACGGCGATCGCGGTCGTCGATCGCTCGCCGCTCTACCTGGTCGGGCGCGACACCTTTCTCGACGAGATGCTGGCGGCGGTCGGAGCGGAGAACCTCACGCAGTCACTGGCACCGGGCTATCCCCGCGGCTCGATCGAATGGCTGATCGCCGCGCGCCCGGAGCTCGTGCTCGACATGACGCCGGGCGCGTCGGAGGCTCGCGCCTTCTGGAGCCGGTGGCCGAGCCTGCCCGCGGTCGCGAACGGTCGGGTCGTGACCGTCGAGGCGAGCCGGGTGAGCATGCCGGGGCCGGATCTCGACGCCGCGATCCGTGCGCTCGCGATCCTGGTGCACGGCGAAGAGATCGCTTCGCCGATCGACGCGGCGCTGACCGAGGCATCGACCGGGGCCCCCGACGCCCTCGCGGAGCCGGCTCCATGA
- the bioB gene encoding biotin synthase BioB, whose translation MTAPAPTSLARYTELATRALAGEAPSEAEALWILDGDDVELLPLLQASFEPRRRAFGRKVMVHVLNNVQNGLCPEDCGYCSQNKDSAAAIKKYAMKSDAQIMDEAEAAAKSGASRYCMVLSGRGPSINRTQRIAKLVREIKERWPIEVCLSAGLMGDEHAAILKEAGLDRMNHNLNTSERRYAEITQTHTYADRVATLGAAKRAGIESCSGMIVGMGEESIDIVEVAYKLRELEVPSIPVNFLIPIDGNQVQEDGSLTPERCLRALALMRFVNPTAEIRIAGGREGHLRSMQPLGLYPANSLFVEGYLTTKGDPVEDTYAMIRDAGFEIDGNDAYHEAQSHQNGGQHGGQFRIPDGSDQLLKPEIART comes from the coding sequence GTGACCGCACCCGCTCCGACCTCGCTCGCCCGCTACACCGAACTCGCCACCCGCGCCCTCGCCGGGGAGGCACCGTCCGAAGCCGAGGCGCTCTGGATCCTCGACGGCGACGACGTCGAGCTCCTTCCTCTTCTACAGGCGTCCTTCGAGCCGCGCCGTCGGGCCTTCGGCCGCAAGGTCATGGTCCACGTCCTCAACAACGTGCAGAACGGACTCTGCCCCGAGGACTGCGGCTACTGCTCCCAGAACAAGGACTCGGCCGCGGCGATCAAGAAGTACGCCATGAAGAGCGACGCGCAGATCATGGACGAGGCCGAGGCCGCCGCGAAGTCCGGCGCGAGCCGGTACTGCATGGTGCTCTCGGGTCGTGGGCCGTCTATCAACCGCACACAACGCATCGCGAAGCTTGTTCGCGAGATCAAGGAGCGCTGGCCGATCGAGGTCTGCCTCTCCGCGGGACTGATGGGCGACGAGCACGCGGCGATCCTCAAGGAAGCCGGCCTCGACCGCATGAACCACAACCTGAATACGAGCGAGCGCCGCTACGCCGAGATCACCCAGACCCACACCTACGCCGATCGCGTCGCCACCCTGGGCGCGGCCAAGCGCGCGGGCATCGAGAGCTGCTCGGGCATGATCGTCGGGATGGGCGAGGAGTCGATCGACATCGTCGAGGTCGCCTACAAGCTGCGCGAGCTCGAGGTCCCGTCGATCCCGGTCAACTTCCTGATTCCGATCGACGGCAACCAGGTCCAGGAGGACGGCTCGCTCACGCCGGAGCGCTGCCTGCGCGCGTTGGCGCTCATGCGCTTCGTGAACCCGACCGCGGAGATCCGGATCGCCGGTGGGCGCGAGGGCCACCTCCGATCCATGCAGCCCCTGGGCCTCTACCCGGCCAACTCGCTCTTCGTCGAGGGCTACCTGACGACCAAGGGCGACCCGGTCGAGGACACCTACGCGATGATCCGCGACGCGGGCTTCGAGATCGACGGCAACGACGCCTATCACGAGGCGCAGTCCCACCAGAACGGCGGCCAGCACGGCGGCCAGTTCCGGATCCCGGACGGCAGCGACCAGCTCCTCAAGCCGGAGATCGCGCGCACGTGA
- the radA gene encoding DNA repair protein RadA, translating to MAKRRTVHACQACGAQHPRWHGRCPDCGQWDSLVEETYAAPSAKEKGTGRGANGLAALVPAADDEKPRRLGEIDADASPRIASGEGELDRVLGGGFVPGSVVLLGGDPGIGKSTLALQVAGGLAAAGQSVLYVSGEESAEQIRLRAERLPGLGSDMQVLTTTRVEALAGPWQELAPSFVVVDSIQTIQTDAIESAAGSVAQVRESAAQLAATAKKVGSVLLLIGHVTKEGSLAGPRVLEHLVDVVLTFEGDRAHAFRLLRAAKNRFGSTQEIGVLTMAGHGLEAVENPSELFLEERSTRAPGSCVIPMLEGSRPMLVELQALVAPAPYGTPRRTTLGLEDARVALLLAVLDRRSPVDILSQDVYAKAAGGVRVAEPAADLGIALAIASSRLDQAVPADTAAVGEIGLGGEVRRVSRLDVRVAEAARLGFKRLLVPAVCFEEQRSRAKGRRKGSDPVCELVPIEEVAQAVDWLREHGVG from the coding sequence ATGGCGAAGCGCCGAACCGTCCACGCCTGCCAGGCCTGCGGTGCCCAGCATCCGCGCTGGCACGGCCGCTGCCCCGACTGCGGGCAGTGGGACAGCCTGGTCGAGGAGACCTACGCGGCGCCGAGTGCGAAGGAAAAGGGGACCGGGCGCGGGGCGAACGGCCTGGCGGCGCTGGTCCCGGCGGCCGACGACGAGAAGCCGAGGCGGCTCGGCGAGATCGATGCCGACGCGAGTCCGCGGATCGCGTCGGGCGAGGGCGAGCTCGACCGGGTGCTCGGCGGCGGCTTCGTGCCGGGCTCGGTCGTGCTGCTCGGCGGGGATCCGGGAATCGGCAAATCGACCCTCGCGCTCCAGGTCGCCGGCGGGCTCGCGGCGGCGGGACAATCGGTGCTCTACGTGAGCGGTGAGGAGAGTGCGGAGCAGATCCGGCTGCGCGCGGAGCGCCTGCCCGGGCTCGGCTCGGACATGCAGGTGCTGACGACGACGCGGGTCGAGGCGCTGGCCGGTCCCTGGCAGGAGCTCGCCCCGAGCTTCGTCGTCGTCGACTCGATCCAGACGATCCAGACCGACGCGATCGAGAGCGCCGCGGGCTCCGTCGCGCAGGTACGCGAATCGGCGGCGCAGCTCGCGGCGACGGCGAAGAAGGTCGGCTCGGTGCTGCTCTTGATCGGACACGTGACCAAAGAAGGAAGCCTCGCCGGGCCGCGCGTGCTCGAGCACCTCGTCGACGTCGTGCTGACCTTCGAAGGCGATCGGGCCCATGCATTCCGTCTCCTGCGAGCCGCGAAGAATCGTTTCGGCTCCACCCAGGAGATCGGCGTGCTCACGATGGCGGGTCACGGGCTCGAAGCGGTGGAGAACCCGAGCGAGCTCTTCCTCGAAGAGCGGAGCACGCGGGCACCGGGGAGCTGCGTGATTCCCATGCTCGAGGGATCGCGTCCGATGCTGGTGGAGCTTCAGGCGCTCGTCGCCCCGGCGCCCTACGGGACGCCACGGAGGACGACGCTCGGACTCGAGGATGCGCGAGTCGCCTTGTTGCTCGCGGTGCTCGACCGGCGGAGTCCCGTCGACATCCTTTCCCAGGACGTCTACGCGAAGGCGGCGGGTGGGGTCCGCGTAGCGGAGCCGGCGGCGGATCTCGGGATCGCGCTCGCGATCGCTTCGAGTCGTCTCGACCAGGCGGTCCCGGCGGATACCGCCGCCGTCGGAGAGATCGGACTCGGCGGCGAGGTCCGGCGGGTGTCGCGCCTCGACGTGCGCGTCGCCGAGGCGGCCCGGCTCGGCTTCAAGCGGTTGCTCGTTCCGGCGGTCTGCTTCGAGGAGCAGAGATCACGGGCGAAGGGGCGTCGGAAGGGAAGCGATCCGGTTTGCGAACTCGTTCCCATTGAAGAGGTGGCGCAGGCGGTCGACTGGCTTCGCGAGCACGGCGTCGGCTGA
- a CDS encoding alpha/beta hydrolase, whose protein sequence is MTEARHPEAPEWYRNAIDVPRTDETVEVDGAAIHYLAWGERGRRGLVFVHGGGAHSHWWTHVAARYANRFRVAAIDLSGHGDSDRRDKYSLEQWTNEVMAVVGDSGMEGKPVVVGHSMGGFVTIATSALHPDALAGIVVCDSPVSAPDPEVDAHRMGQAFGKPRHYPSREEGLTRFRTVPPQEHYLDYVMADVGWHSLKEETEGWRWKFDHNAFSAFEENPRVAARPYLPKITCRMALLASECGLVNKEIGRYMYDLMGRVNPVIEIPLAGHHLMLDQPLLLISALNAILADWDHSEPLQRA, encoded by the coding sequence ATGACCGAAGCCCGCCATCCCGAAGCCCCCGAGTGGTACCGGAACGCGATCGACGTCCCGCGAACCGACGAAACGGTCGAGGTCGACGGCGCCGCCATCCACTACCTCGCCTGGGGCGAGCGCGGCCGCCGCGGCCTCGTCTTCGTCCACGGCGGCGGCGCGCACAGCCACTGGTGGACCCATGTGGCCGCGCGCTACGCGAACCGGTTCCGGGTCGCGGCGATCGACCTCTCGGGCCACGGTGACTCGGACCGCCGGGACAAGTACAGCCTCGAGCAGTGGACGAACGAAGTCATGGCCGTCGTCGGCGACTCGGGCATGGAAGGCAAGCCCGTCGTCGTCGGCCACAGCATGGGCGGCTTCGTCACGATCGCGACCTCCGCGCTCCACCCCGACGCTCTCGCCGGCATCGTCGTCTGCGACTCCCCGGTCAGCGCCCCGGACCCCGAGGTCGACGCCCATCGCATGGGCCAGGCCTTCGGCAAGCCGCGCCACTACCCCTCACGAGAGGAAGGCCTCACCCGCTTCCGAACCGTTCCGCCCCAGGAGCACTACCTCGACTACGTCATGGCGGACGTCGGCTGGCACTCCCTCAAGGAGGAGACCGAGGGCTGGCGCTGGAAATTCGACCACAACGCCTTCAGCGCGTTCGAAGAGAACCCGCGCGTCGCCGCCCGCCCCTACCTGCCGAAGATCACCTGCCGGATGGCGCTCCTCGCCTCCGAGTGCGGGCTCGTGAACAAGGAGATCGGCCGGTACATGTACGACCTGATGGGACGCGTGAACCCGGTGATCGAGATCCCGCTGGCGGGCCACCACCTGATGCTCGACCAGCCGCTGCTGCTGATCTCGGCGCTAAACGCGATCCTCGCGGACTGGGATCACTCGGAGCCCTTGCAGCGCGCGTGA
- the bioF gene encoding 8-amino-7-oxononanoate synthase, whose amino-acid sequence MSPAAEQNGSAPSPLDAIADEVLDGIRERGTHRRMRVLDGLQAPRMQVDGRDVLLFAGSNYLDLARHPEVVEAAERASRDYGCAAGGSRLITGNLACHEALESELARFFGREAALAFNTGYMANVGVIPAIVGPGDVLVSDELNHASIIDGARLARAEVAVFRHGDVDSFTETLERARPDARRVLVACDGVYSMDGDVAPVAEIVKRAHDHDAIVLLDDAHGTGCLGARGRGTAEAAGVLAEVDILMGTLGKSIGSFGAFIAGSAKLRELLVNTARSFIFSCALAPAQVEAARVSLRLVDEEPWRRERLAANCDRLRSALRAEGISTAPSTTHILPVVIGENATTMAVCERLLERGFYAQGIRHPSVPAGTARLRITPMATHTESEIDALAAAITEEIRAVEG is encoded by the coding sequence GTGAGTCCGGCGGCCGAGCAGAACGGCTCGGCGCCGTCGCCCTTGGATGCGATCGCCGACGAAGTGCTCGACGGGATCCGCGAACGCGGGACCCATCGACGCATGCGCGTGCTCGACGGGCTGCAGGCGCCGCGCATGCAGGTCGACGGGCGCGACGTCCTGCTCTTCGCGGGCAGCAACTACCTCGATCTCGCGCGCCATCCCGAAGTCGTCGAGGCCGCCGAGCGCGCGAGTCGCGACTACGGCTGCGCCGCCGGCGGATCACGCCTGATCACGGGCAACCTCGCCTGCCACGAAGCCCTCGAGTCCGAGCTCGCCCGCTTCTTCGGTCGCGAAGCCGCTCTCGCCTTCAACACCGGCTACATGGCGAACGTCGGCGTGATCCCCGCGATCGTCGGCCCCGGCGACGTCCTCGTCTCGGACGAGCTGAACCACGCTTCCATCATCGACGGCGCGCGCCTCGCCCGCGCCGAGGTCGCCGTCTTCCGCCACGGCGACGTCGACTCGTTCACCGAGACCCTCGAGCGCGCCCGCCCCGACGCCCGCCGCGTGCTGGTCGCCTGCGACGGCGTCTACTCCATGGACGGCGACGTCGCGCCGGTCGCCGAGATCGTGAAGCGCGCCCACGACCACGACGCGATCGTGCTCCTCGACGACGCCCACGGCACGGGCTGCCTCGGCGCGCGCGGTCGCGGGACCGCCGAAGCCGCCGGCGTCCTCGCAGAGGTCGACATCCTGATGGGCACCCTCGGCAAGTCGATCGGCTCCTTCGGCGCCTTCATCGCGGGCTCGGCGAAGCTCCGCGAGCTGCTCGTGAACACCGCCCGCAGCTTCATCTTCTCCTGCGCCCTCGCGCCGGCGCAGGTCGAGGCCGCCCGGGTCTCCCTGCGCCTCGTCGACGAAGAGCCGTGGCGCCGCGAGCGCCTCGCCGCCAACTGCGACCGACTTCGCTCGGCGCTCCGAGCGGAGGGCATCTCGACGGCCCCGAGTACGACGCACATCCTGCCCGTCGTGATCGGCGAAAACGCGACCACGATGGCGGTCTGCGAGCGGCTCCTCGAGCGCGGCTTCTACGCCCAGGGCATCCGCCATCCCTCGGTGCCCGCCGGGACGGCGCGTCTTCGCATCACGCCGATGGCGACCCACACCGAGTCCGAGATCGATGCGCTCGCCGCCGCGATCACCGAAGAGATCCGGGCGGTGGAGGGCTAG
- the bioD gene encoding dethiobiotin synthase, with translation MAGIFVTGTDTDVGKTFVTRLLARGLSDAGVDVGVMKPAETGVPPEGPMDARALIAAAGVDDAVELVCPLRFDLPAAPEASARFEGRVVELEPVLDAWATLSARHAFMLVEGAGGLLVPFDAKLTMADLSARLALPMLVVARASLGTINHTLLTLEACERRALPVVGVVISHATGVLSEADEQNVELLREALGDRLIGEVLPADDPSTIDPRSAGLDAILGLARAGGTLSPAGGALAPASGAPAKVSA, from the coding sequence ATGGCCGGGATCTTCGTGACCGGGACCGATACCGACGTCGGCAAGACCTTCGTGACCCGCCTGCTCGCCCGAGGGCTGAGCGACGCGGGCGTCGACGTCGGCGTGATGAAGCCCGCCGAAACGGGCGTCCCGCCCGAAGGGCCGATGGACGCGCGCGCCCTGATCGCGGCCGCCGGCGTCGACGACGCGGTCGAGCTCGTCTGTCCGCTCCGCTTCGACCTGCCCGCCGCGCCCGAAGCGTCGGCGCGCTTCGAGGGTCGGGTCGTGGAGCTCGAACCGGTGCTCGACGCCTGGGCGACGCTCTCGGCGCGACACGCCTTCATGCTGGTCGAAGGCGCGGGCGGTCTCCTCGTGCCCTTCGACGCGAAGCTCACCATGGCGGATCTCTCGGCGCGCCTCGCCCTGCCGATGCTCGTCGTCGCGCGCGCGAGCCTCGGCACGATCAACCACACGCTGCTCACGCTCGAAGCCTGCGAGCGGCGAGCGCTTCCAGTCGTCGGCGTCGTGATCAGCCACGCGACCGGCGTGCTGTCCGAGGCGGACGAGCAGAACGTCGAGCTCTTGCGCGAAGCGCTCGGCGACCGTCTGATCGGGGAAGTCCTGCCGGCCGACGATCCGTCGACGATCGACCCTCGAAGCGCGGGGCTGGACGCGATCCTCGGCCTGGCCCGCGCCGGCGGCACTCTTTCCCCAGCTGGCGGCGCCCTTGCCCCAGCGAGCGGCGCACCGGCGAAGGTCAGCGCGTGA
- a CDS encoding polyprenyl synthetase family protein, whose product MSRPLFDAANESPASLEESLGLAFQRIGPAMELVEVALRDTVESRSQVVGDAGNHLLDSGGKRLRPALVLLAAELCGYTGPRRIELAAALELLHTATLVHDDVVDLADVRRGRPSANAIWGNRRAVLAGDFFYGRASSIVIQDGNLAIVESYAEAIRLLAEGELLQLERSFDVDITEKHYYEVIERKSAALLATCCEIGSLLGEVTRGERNRITEFGKQLGTAFQLKDDCLDYKADLATMGKAPFADLREGKITLPLILTLKRARVAERDHVASVLKSAARLADEHGGKAPEGAPELEFEEIASLVDRHHGVVDTQKRAEEHIGRALEAIAPFPDGPAKEALFAAAKFSVLRDR is encoded by the coding sequence ATGTCACGCCCCCTCTTCGACGCCGCCAACGAATCGCCCGCTTCTCTCGAGGAGAGTCTCGGTCTCGCCTTCCAGCGGATCGGTCCGGCGATGGAGCTGGTCGAAGTCGCGCTCCGCGACACGGTCGAGTCCCGCTCGCAGGTCGTCGGCGACGCCGGGAACCACCTCCTCGACTCCGGCGGCAAGCGGCTGCGCCCTGCCCTCGTGCTCCTCGCGGCCGAGCTCTGCGGCTACACGGGTCCGCGGCGGATCGAGCTCGCGGCCGCCCTCGAGCTCCTCCATACGGCGACCCTCGTCCACGACGACGTCGTCGATCTCGCGGACGTCCGTCGCGGTCGACCGTCGGCGAACGCGATCTGGGGAAACCGGCGCGCGGTCCTGGCGGGCGACTTCTTCTACGGCCGCGCTTCGTCGATCGTGATCCAGGACGGAAACCTGGCGATCGTCGAGAGCTACGCGGAAGCGATCCGGCTCCTGGCCGAGGGCGAGCTGCTCCAGCTCGAACGGAGCTTCGACGTCGACATCACGGAGAAGCACTACTACGAGGTGATCGAGCGGAAGAGCGCCGCGCTGCTCGCGACCTGCTGCGAGATCGGCTCGCTGCTCGGCGAGGTCACCCGTGGCGAACGCAACCGGATCACCGAGTTCGGCAAGCAGCTCGGAACCGCCTTCCAGCTGAAGGACGATTGCCTCGACTACAAGGCCGACCTCGCGACCATGGGCAAGGCCCCCTTCGCCGATCTGCGCGAAGGCAAGATCACGCTTCCGCTGATCCTGACGCTGAAGCGCGCCCGGGTCGCCGAGCGCGATCACGTGGCGAGCGTCCTGAAGAGCGCCGCGCGACTGGCGGACGAACACGGCGGCAAGGCGCCCGAAGGTGCGCCGGAGCTCGAGTTCGAGGAGATCGCCTCGCTCGTCGATCGCCATCACGGCGTGGTCGATACCCAGAAGCGCGCCGAGGAACACATCGGCCGGGCGCTCGAAGCGATCGCGCCCTTCCCGGACGGCCCCGCCAAGGAAGCGCTCTTCGCGGCGGCGAAGTTCTCGGTCCTCCGCGATCGCTGA
- a CDS encoding ParA family protein yields the protein MSRTLDALMRAESAAASGLRQKDLPGWRGDRPFRVLSVSSNKGGVGKTTVAANLAVYLRALREDDPVLMVGFDDQTSLDRMFALDLDAPTAGEDLEAGLRMRTLSKVVRFGQYGVEYVPSSRDVPTLRALLDGPAALQRILLASHRTGTVVLDTKSDFEVLTQASILSSDLAVVIVKDQASLIEAKRVFDLLEANGRPRSAARVLLSLVDLRVKYRDGEAEDVLGHLLTEIRRLEYPVFETFISRSPKVESLYTNPEGRAHAILNGAEQTVVHRQMRQLTREVDTALEERERHEPMPAYMNRSPFGG from the coding sequence ATGAGCAGGACACTCGACGCCTTGATGCGAGCGGAGTCGGCCGCCGCGAGCGGTCTCCGACAGAAGGATCTTCCCGGCTGGCGCGGCGATCGTCCGTTCCGCGTCCTGTCCGTGTCGAGCAACAAGGGCGGGGTCGGGAAGACGACGGTGGCCGCGAACCTGGCGGTCTACCTCCGTGCGCTTCGCGAGGACGATCCCGTATTGATGGTCGGTTTCGACGACCAGACGAGCCTCGACCGGATGTTCGCCCTCGACCTCGACGCACCGACGGCGGGCGAGGATCTCGAGGCGGGGCTCCGGATGCGGACGCTCTCGAAAGTCGTTCGCTTCGGTCAGTACGGCGTCGAGTACGTGCCTTCGAGTCGCGACGTCCCCACGCTGCGCGCCCTCCTGGACGGACCCGCCGCCCTCCAGCGGATCCTGCTGGCGTCGCATCGAACGGGCACCGTCGTGCTCGACACCAAGAGCGACTTCGAGGTGTTGACCCAGGCGTCGATCCTCTCGAGCGACCTGGCGGTCGTGATCGTGAAGGATCAGGCCTCGCTGATCGAGGCGAAGCGCGTCTTCGATCTGCTCGAGGCGAACGGCCGACCTCGATCGGCGGCACGCGTACTCCTGTCCCTCGTGGATCTTCGCGTGAAGTATCGCGACGGCGAAGCCGAGGACGTGCTGGGGCATCTCCTGACGGAGATTCGACGTCTCGAGTACCCGGTGTTCGAGACCTTCATTTCGCGCAGTCCGAAGGTCGAGTCCCTCTACACGAACCCGGAGGGTCGCGCGCACGCGATCCTCAACGGCGCCGAGCAGACGGTGGTGCATCGCCAGATGCGCCAGCTGACGCGCGAGGTGGACACCGCCCTCGAGGAGCGTGAGCGGCATGAGCCGATGCCGGCGTACATGAACCGCTCGCCCTTCGGGGGCTGA
- a CDS encoding queuosine precursor transporter, with amino-acid sequence MNDLHPIEASALHARRERVFLVLAGLFLGSMTMLNILGVSRFIDFSFQLGDLTIPMALAVGVLPYPVTFLCTDFISELYGQARANFLVWVGLLLNLYVITFLYVGGIMPPAVEIDAATGLPPTGAYDYAFYRIRFLTMGAVAASMIAYLTAQLCDVTLFHFWKRLTNGRHLWLRNNGSTLVSQFVDSFAVITITHFYAGALPIDPTQAVWPQLWVFIGSGYVFKLTIALIDTGPFYLGVHYLSHYLEIDPNEEHAKGEI; translated from the coding sequence GTGAACGACCTCCATCCGATCGAGGCGAGCGCGCTGCATGCGCGACGCGAGCGCGTCTTCCTCGTGCTGGCGGGTCTCTTCCTCGGGTCGATGACGATGCTCAACATCCTGGGTGTCTCGCGCTTCATCGACTTTTCGTTCCAGCTCGGTGACCTGACGATCCCGATGGCGTTGGCGGTCGGCGTCCTGCCCTATCCGGTCACGTTCCTGTGTACGGATTTCATCTCGGAGCTCTACGGGCAGGCGCGCGCGAACTTCCTCGTCTGGGTCGGCCTTCTGCTCAACCTCTACGTGATCACGTTCCTCTACGTGGGCGGGATCATGCCTCCGGCCGTCGAGATCGACGCGGCGACCGGGCTCCCGCCGACCGGCGCCTACGACTACGCCTTCTACCGCATCCGCTTCCTCACGATGGGCGCGGTCGCGGCGTCGATGATCGCCTACCTGACGGCGCAGCTCTGCGACGTGACCCTCTTCCACTTCTGGAAGCGGCTCACGAACGGACGCCACCTCTGGCTCCGGAACAACGGTTCGACCCTCGTCTCCCAGTTCGTGGACAGCTTCGCCGTCATCACCATCACGCACTTCTATGCGGGTGCGCTGCCGATCGATCCCACCCAGGCCGTCTGGCCCCAGCTCTGGGTGTTCATCGGCTCCGGCTACGTCTTCAAGCTGACCATCGCCCTGATCGACACGGGTCCCTTCTACCTGGGGGTCCACTACCTGAGCCACTACCTCGAGATCGACCCGAACGAAGAGCACGCGAAGGGCGAGATCTAG